The Leucobacter chromiiresistens genome window below encodes:
- a CDS encoding undecaprenyl-phosphate alpha-N-acetyl-D-fucosaminephosphotransferase — translation MTPFAAAGLAGGVALVASALLPFAVRPLLVRLGIMDVPNERSSHERPVLRGLGLSVLIAMGIPGATAVLLLSASSTPQAGWLMLVIVLAGSIAAGLLGLAEDLRGLSVAARSVLLLALAFAAALTLLRTAPRGVDYAPALDGGSASFGAVSGGPAFPLWASLALTVYAVLFISSYINVANFMDGLNGISGFHGIIAGLTFAAAGWMLGVPWLCAAGLVLAAGFAGFLPWNLTKPGAFLGDVGSYLLGGAVAITSFAALVAGVPLLATIGPMVIYFGDVAVTLVKRVRAGRRWDEPHKEHVYQRIQQLGYTHVQASGMAASATLATSLLGLGSLFTGIAGSLALFAAGLVVLVLYLLLPKLLPSRA, via the coding sequence GTGACCCCGTTCGCCGCAGCCGGGCTCGCGGGAGGCGTCGCCCTCGTCGCGAGCGCCCTGCTGCCGTTCGCCGTCCGTCCGCTCCTCGTGCGTCTCGGCATCATGGACGTGCCGAACGAGCGCTCCTCGCACGAGCGCCCGGTGCTGCGCGGCCTGGGGCTCTCGGTGCTCATCGCCATGGGGATCCCGGGGGCGACTGCCGTGCTGCTGCTCTCCGCGAGCTCCACTCCCCAGGCCGGGTGGCTGATGCTGGTGATCGTGCTGGCCGGCTCGATCGCGGCCGGACTGCTCGGTCTCGCCGAAGACCTGCGCGGGCTGAGCGTCGCAGCCCGGAGCGTGCTGCTCCTCGCACTTGCGTTCGCCGCGGCCCTCACTCTGCTGCGCACCGCGCCTCGGGGCGTCGACTACGCTCCCGCGCTCGACGGCGGGAGCGCGTCGTTCGGCGCAGTGAGCGGGGGCCCCGCCTTCCCGCTCTGGGCGTCGCTCGCGCTGACGGTGTACGCCGTGCTCTTCATCTCGAGCTACATCAACGTGGCCAACTTCATGGACGGCCTGAACGGCATCAGCGGCTTCCACGGCATCATCGCGGGGCTCACGTTCGCGGCAGCGGGATGGATGCTGGGCGTGCCGTGGCTGTGCGCCGCCGGTCTCGTGCTGGCCGCGGGCTTCGCCGGCTTCCTGCCCTGGAATCTCACCAAGCCCGGCGCTTTTCTCGGCGATGTCGGCAGCTACCTGCTCGGCGGCGCAGTGGCGATCACCAGCTTCGCCGCTCTCGTCGCCGGAGTGCCCCTGCTCGCCACGATCGGGCCGATGGTCATCTACTTCGGCGACGTCGCCGTCACGCTCGTGAAGCGCGTCCGTGCGGGGCGACGGTGGGACGAGCCGCACAAGGAGCACGTCTACCAGCGCATCCAGCAGCTCGGCTACACCCACGTGCAGGCCTCCGGCATGGCCGCGTCGGCGACGCTCGCGACGTCCCTGCTCGGGCTCGGCTCGCTCTTCACCGGCATCGCGGGATCCCTCGCGCTCTTCGCCGCCGGACTGGTGGTGCTCGTGCTCTACCTGCTGCTCCCGAAGCTGCTGCCGAGCCGCGCCTGA
- the rpsG gene encoding 30S ribosomal protein S7 produces MPRKGPAPKRPVVADPVYGSPVVSQLVNKILLDGKKGLAERIVYGALETVAEKSGQDAVTVLKKALDNVRPTLEVRSRRVGGSTYQVPVEVKPHRANTLALRWLTSYAKARRENSMTDRLTNEILDASNGLGAAVKRREDTHKMAESNRAFAHYRW; encoded by the coding sequence ATGCCCCGTAAAGGTCCCGCTCCCAAGCGCCCCGTCGTCGCTGATCCTGTCTACGGCTCGCCCGTAGTCAGCCAGCTCGTCAACAAGATCCTCCTCGACGGCAAGAAGGGTCTCGCCGAGCGCATCGTCTACGGTGCTCTCGAGACCGTCGCCGAGAAGTCGGGTCAGGACGCCGTCACGGTGCTCAAGAAGGCGCTCGACAACGTGCGCCCGACCCTCGAGGTCCGCTCGCGTCGCGTCGGCGGCAGCACCTACCAGGTGCCCGTCGAGGTCAAGCCGCATCGCGCCAACACGCTCGCCCTCCGCTGGCTCACCAGCTACGCGAAGGCTCGTCGTGAGAACTCGATGACGGATCGCCTCACCAACGAGATCCTCGACGCGTCCAACGGCCTCGGCGCCGCTGTGAAGCGTCGTGAGGACACGCACAAGATGGCCGAGTCGAACCGCGCGTTCGCTCACTACCGCTGGTAG
- the rpoC gene encoding DNA-directed RNA polymerase subunit beta', with protein MLEGTSFNELQIRLATAEDIRSWSFGEVKKPETINYRTLKPEKDGLFGEQIFGPSRDWECACGKYKRVRYKGIVCERCGVEVTKSSVRRERMGHIELAAPVTHIWYFKGVPSRLGYLLDMAPKDLEKVIYFAAYMIIDIDEEGRHEDLGELEAELRLELKALEDQRDISIAQRQQQAESDLAALEAEGAKADQRRRAEASAEKEMTAIRKGFDDDIARLQRVWEDFRSLKVGDLKPEDAVFADLQDRYGDYFEAYMGAEAIKKRLESFDLAAEAETLHLQIAEGKGQKKIRAIKRLKVVSSFLQTGASPAAMVLDVVPVIPPELRPMVQLDGGRFATSDLNDLYRRVINRNNRLRRLLDLGAPEIIVNNEKRMLQEAVDALFDNGRRGRPVTGTGNRALKSLSDMLKGKQGRFRQNLLGKRVDYSGRSVIVVGPQLKLHQCGLPKQMALELFKPFVIKRLMDLSHAQNVKAAKRMVERARSEVWDVLEEIIRERPVLLNRAPTLHRLGIQAFEPQLVEGKAIQLHPLVCAAFNADFDGDQMAVHLPLSVEAQAEARVLMLASNNILKPSDGRPVTLPSQDMIIGLHHLTTIKRDSVGTGRAFGSIAEAILAMDEGTLDLGALVKIRLTGYTDEHGVTSEKPVLVETSLGRAIFNEALPADYAYFERVADKGSLSSLVNDLAERYPKVEVAATLDRIKDAGFHWASRSGVTVSLSDVVTPANKGEIIAEHEQRAAKVERDYERGMIQDSERKKALTEIWTEATDEVAAAMREQFPEDNTIFRMVSSGARGNWLQIRNIAGMRGLVSNPKGEIIPRPIINSYREGLSVAEYFIATHGARKGLADTALRTADSGYLTRRLVDVSQDVIIREEDCGTRRGLDLPIAAPDANGVLVRDENVENSVYARTLAADAVNGDGQVVAQAGEDVGDVLIEKLVAGGVTEIKVRSVLTCESAVGVCATCYGRSLATGQRVDIGEAVGIIAAQSIGEPGTQLTMRTFHTGGSASADDITQGLPRVQELFEARTPKGASPIAEAAGRVVIDDSEKSRRILLTPDDGTEEKAYPVLKRATLLVEDGDHVELGQPFLAGTLDPKDILQVGSTEGGKHIPGERAVQKYLVEGVQGVYRSQGVPIHDKHIEVIVRQMLRKVTVVDHGETELLPGELVDRARYQRINREALLDSKRAATARPEVMGITKASLATESWLSAASFQETTRVLTQAAMEGSRDPLIGLKENVIIGKLIPAGTGLGVYRDVDVAATEEAKAERYPNRLFATEGTFDENDLSFVDFDSFTADEFNPGNYS; from the coding sequence TTGCTCGAGGGTACGAGTTTCAACGAGCTGCAGATCCGTCTCGCGACGGCTGAAGACATCCGCAGCTGGTCGTTCGGCGAGGTCAAGAAGCCGGAGACCATCAACTACCGCACGCTGAAGCCCGAGAAGGACGGTCTGTTCGGCGAGCAGATCTTCGGGCCCAGCCGCGACTGGGAGTGCGCGTGCGGCAAGTACAAGCGCGTCCGCTACAAGGGCATCGTCTGCGAGCGCTGCGGCGTCGAGGTGACGAAGTCGAGCGTGCGCCGCGAGCGCATGGGCCACATCGAGCTCGCCGCGCCGGTCACGCACATCTGGTACTTCAAGGGTGTGCCGTCGCGTCTCGGCTACCTGCTCGACATGGCGCCGAAGGACCTCGAGAAGGTCATCTACTTCGCCGCGTACATGATCATCGACATCGATGAAGAGGGTCGTCACGAGGATCTGGGCGAGCTGGAGGCCGAGCTGCGTCTCGAGCTCAAGGCGCTCGAGGATCAGCGCGACATCTCGATCGCGCAGCGCCAGCAGCAGGCCGAGTCCGACCTCGCCGCGCTCGAGGCCGAAGGGGCGAAGGCCGACCAGCGCCGCCGCGCCGAGGCCTCGGCCGAGAAGGAGATGACGGCCATCCGCAAGGGCTTCGACGACGACATCGCTCGTCTGCAGCGCGTGTGGGAGGACTTCCGGAGCCTCAAGGTCGGCGACCTGAAGCCCGAGGACGCGGTCTTCGCGGACCTGCAGGATCGCTACGGCGACTACTTCGAGGCGTACATGGGCGCCGAGGCGATCAAGAAGCGCCTCGAGTCCTTCGATCTGGCTGCGGAGGCCGAGACGCTGCACCTGCAGATCGCCGAGGGCAAGGGTCAGAAGAAGATCCGCGCCATCAAGCGCCTCAAGGTCGTCAGCTCCTTCCTGCAGACGGGTGCGAGCCCGGCCGCAATGGTGCTCGACGTCGTTCCGGTGATCCCGCCGGAGCTGCGCCCGATGGTGCAGCTCGACGGCGGTCGCTTCGCGACCTCCGATCTGAACGACCTCTACCGCCGCGTGATCAACCGCAACAACCGCCTGCGTCGTCTGCTCGACCTGGGTGCGCCGGAGATCATCGTCAACAACGAGAAGCGCATGCTGCAGGAGGCCGTCGACGCGCTGTTCGACAACGGTCGTCGCGGCCGCCCCGTCACGGGCACCGGCAACCGCGCCCTCAAGTCGCTGAGCGACATGCTCAAGGGCAAGCAGGGGCGCTTCCGTCAGAACCTGCTCGGCAAGCGCGTCGACTACTCGGGCCGCTCGGTCATCGTGGTCGGCCCGCAGCTCAAGCTGCACCAGTGCGGCCTGCCGAAGCAGATGGCGCTCGAGCTGTTCAAGCCGTTCGTCATCAAGCGCCTGATGGATCTGTCGCACGCGCAGAACGTCAAGGCCGCCAAGCGCATGGTCGAGCGCGCGCGCTCCGAGGTGTGGGACGTGCTCGAGGAGATCATCCGCGAGCGCCCCGTGCTGCTCAACCGCGCACCGACGCTGCACCGCCTCGGCATCCAGGCGTTCGAGCCGCAGCTCGTCGAGGGCAAGGCGATCCAGCTGCACCCCCTCGTCTGCGCGGCCTTCAACGCCGACTTCGACGGCGACCAGATGGCGGTGCACCTGCCGCTCTCGGTCGAGGCCCAGGCCGAGGCGCGCGTGCTCATGCTCGCGTCGAACAACATCCTGAAGCCGTCCGACGGCCGCCCGGTGACCCTGCCCTCGCAGGACATGATCATCGGTCTGCACCACCTCACGACGATCAAGCGCGACTCCGTCGGCACCGGCCGTGCCTTCGGATCGATCGCCGAGGCGATCCTCGCCATGGACGAGGGCACCCTCGACCTCGGCGCCCTCGTCAAGATCCGTCTCACCGGGTACACCGATGAGCACGGCGTCACGTCGGAGAAGCCGGTGCTCGTGGAGACCTCGCTCGGACGGGCGATATTCAACGAGGCCCTGCCCGCCGACTACGCGTACTTCGAGCGCGTGGCCGACAAGGGATCGCTCTCGAGCCTGGTCAACGACCTCGCCGAGCGGTACCCGAAGGTGGAGGTCGCGGCGACGCTCGACCGGATCAAGGACGCGGGCTTCCACTGGGCATCGCGCTCGGGTGTGACCGTCTCGCTCTCCGACGTCGTCACGCCGGCGAACAAGGGCGAGATCATCGCGGAGCACGAGCAGCGCGCGGCGAAGGTCGAGCGCGACTACGAGCGCGGCATGATCCAGGACAGCGAGCGCAAGAAGGCGCTGACCGAGATCTGGACCGAGGCGACCGACGAGGTGGCCGCGGCGATGCGCGAGCAGTTCCCGGAGGACAACACGATCTTCCGCATGGTGTCGTCGGGTGCTCGAGGCAACTGGCTGCAGATCCGCAACATCGCCGGCATGCGCGGCCTGGTGTCGAACCCGAAGGGCGAGATCATCCCCCGCCCGATCATCAACTCGTACCGCGAGGGCCTGTCGGTGGCGGAGTACTTCATCGCGACCCACGGTGCGCGCAAGGGTCTCGCCGACACCGCGCTGCGCACCGCCGACTCGGGGTACCTGACCCGTCGTCTGGTGGACGTGTCGCAGGACGTCATCATCCGCGAAGAGGACTGCGGCACGCGTCGCGGCCTCGACCTCCCGATCGCCGCTCCCGACGCGAACGGCGTGCTCGTGCGCGACGAGAACGTCGAGAACTCGGTGTACGCTCGCACGCTCGCCGCGGATGCGGTGAACGGCGACGGCCAGGTCGTCGCGCAGGCGGGCGAGGACGTGGGCGACGTGCTCATCGAGAAGCTCGTCGCGGGCGGCGTCACCGAGATCAAGGTGCGCTCCGTGCTCACCTGCGAGTCGGCCGTCGGCGTGTGCGCGACGTGCTACGGGCGCTCGCTGGCGACCGGTCAGCGCGTCGACATCGGCGAGGCCGTGGGCATCATTGCGGCGCAGTCGATCGGCGAGCCGGGCACCCAGCTCACGATGCGCACCTTCCACACCGGCGGCTCGGCCTCGGCCGACGACATCACGCAGGGTCTGCCCCGCGTGCAGGAGCTGTTCGAGGCGCGCACCCCGAAGGGCGCGTCGCCGATCGCGGAGGCTGCCGGCCGCGTCGTCATCGACGACTCCGAGAAGAGCCGTCGCATCCTGCTCACGCCGGATGACGGCACCGAGGAGAAGGCGTACCCCGTGCTGAAGCGCGCCACGCTGCTCGTCGAGGACGGCGATCACGTCGAGCTGGGCCAGCCCTTCCTCGCCGGAACGCTGGACCCGAAGGACATCCTGCAGGTCGGCTCCACCGAGGGCGGCAAGCACATCCCGGGCGAGCGCGCGGTGCAGAAGTACCTCGTCGAGGGCGTGCAGGGCGTGTACCGCTCGCAGGGCGTGCCGATCCACGACAAGCACATCGAGGTCATCGTGCGCCAGATGCTGCGCAAGGTCACCGTCGTCGACCACGGCGAGACCGAGCTGCTTCCGGGCGAGCTCGTCGACCGCGCGCGGTACCAGCGCATCAACCGCGAGGCGCTCCTCGACTCGAAGCGGGCCGCCACCGCGCGCCCCGAGGTCATGGGCATCACCAAGGCCTCGCTCGCGACCGAGTCGTGGCTCTCCGCCGCCTCCTTCCAGGAGACGACGCGCGTGCTCACGCAGGCCGCGATGGAGGGATCGCGCGATCCGCTCATCGGGCTCAAGGAGAACGTCATCATCGGCAAGCTCATCCCGGCCGGTACCGGTCTGGGCGTGTACCGCGACGTCGATGTGGCTGCGACCGAGGAGGCGAAGGCGGAGCGCTACCCGAACCGCCTCTTCGCGACCGAGGGCACCTTCGACGAGAACGATCTCTCGTTCGTCGACTTCGACAGCTTCACGGCCGACGAGTTCAACCCGGGCAACTACAGCTAG
- a CDS encoding polysaccharide biosynthesis protein: protein MPQSAAGRIAHFTRQYGVLFIADAAAWGIGILAALVLRFDFNLMRIHWGWTLVVIGITALLQLGAGWVFSLYRNRYQVGSFDEVRVLVLDIVVVMTVAWLFAYIVGYGNGIPRSTLFIAAPITFSLMGVARYVARLYVERQMLPGSEAERTLLYGAGYLGVQTAKRLLTDAKGSALPVGFIDDDPKKRRQEVRGVRVLGGFDDLADVARRTRATKLIVCIGDADAGLMRRVDEAANRAGMTALVLPPLDQILRNNAVISDLRQLSIEDLIGRHPVRLDTESIASYLQDRRVLVTGAGGSIGSELCRQLARFAPRELIMLDRDETSLQETQLSISGHGLLDTNDVVLADIRDAGALERLFLERRPEVVFHAAALKHLPMLEQYPDEAWKTNVLGTLNVLRAAQAAEVSTFVNISTDKAANPTSVLGHSKRVAEKLTAWMAEHTGRRYLSVRFGNVIGSRGSMLPTFRKLIDAGGPVTVTHPNVTRFFMTIPEACQLVVQAGGIGRPGEVLILDMGEPVSILDVAKRMIAQSGRDVDIVFTGLRHGEKLHEELVGDGEGDERPYHPKISHARVDSISPAVLDHEGWVARMDLTAEAEERVQ from the coding sequence GTGCCGCAGTCCGCCGCGGGCCGCATCGCCCACTTCACCCGGCAGTACGGCGTGCTCTTCATCGCCGACGCCGCGGCATGGGGGATCGGGATCCTCGCAGCGCTCGTGCTGCGGTTCGACTTCAACCTCATGCGCATCCACTGGGGGTGGACGCTCGTCGTCATCGGCATCACCGCCCTGCTGCAGCTCGGAGCGGGCTGGGTGTTCTCCCTCTACCGCAACCGCTACCAGGTCGGCAGCTTCGACGAGGTGCGCGTGCTCGTGCTCGACATCGTCGTCGTCATGACCGTGGCGTGGTTGTTCGCCTACATCGTCGGCTACGGCAACGGCATTCCCCGCAGCACCCTCTTCATCGCCGCCCCCATCACCTTCAGCCTCATGGGGGTCGCGCGCTACGTGGCTCGGCTGTACGTCGAGCGGCAGATGCTCCCGGGCTCCGAGGCCGAGCGCACGCTGCTCTACGGGGCGGGGTATCTGGGCGTGCAGACCGCGAAGCGACTGCTGACGGACGCGAAGGGGTCCGCCCTCCCGGTCGGCTTCATCGACGACGATCCGAAGAAGCGCCGGCAGGAGGTGCGCGGCGTGCGCGTGCTCGGCGGCTTCGACGATCTCGCCGACGTGGCCCGGCGCACGCGCGCGACCAAGCTCATCGTCTGCATCGGCGACGCCGATGCGGGGCTCATGCGTCGCGTCGACGAGGCGGCGAATCGGGCGGGCATGACGGCCCTGGTGCTCCCGCCGCTCGACCAGATCCTCCGCAACAACGCGGTGATCTCCGATTTGCGCCAGCTCTCGATCGAGGATCTCATCGGTCGGCACCCGGTCCGGCTCGACACCGAGTCGATCGCGTCGTACCTCCAGGATCGACGGGTGCTGGTGACCGGCGCCGGCGGCTCGATCGGGTCGGAGCTCTGCCGCCAGCTCGCGCGCTTCGCGCCGCGGGAGCTCATCATGCTCGACCGCGACGAGACATCGCTGCAGGAGACGCAGCTCTCCATCAGCGGCCACGGGCTGCTCGACACGAACGACGTGGTGCTCGCCGACATCCGCGATGCGGGCGCGCTCGAGCGGCTCTTCCTCGAGCGGCGCCCCGAGGTGGTCTTCCACGCAGCGGCGCTGAAGCACCTGCCCATGCTCGAGCAGTACCCCGACGAGGCGTGGAAGACGAACGTGCTCGGCACGCTGAACGTGCTGCGCGCGGCCCAGGCGGCTGAGGTGAGCACGTTCGTCAACATCTCGACGGACAAGGCGGCGAACCCCACGAGCGTGCTCGGGCACTCCAAGCGGGTCGCCGAGAAGCTGACCGCGTGGATGGCCGAGCACACGGGTCGGCGGTATCTCTCCGTGCGGTTCGGCAACGTGATCGGCAGCCGCGGGTCGATGCTGCCGACGTTCCGCAAGCTCATCGACGCGGGCGGCCCGGTCACCGTGACGCATCCGAACGTCACGCGGTTCTTCATGACCATCCCGGAGGCCTGCCAGTTGGTGGTGCAGGCGGGCGGCATCGGCCGGCCCGGCGAGGTGCTGATCCTCGACATGGGGGAGCCGGTGAGCATTCTCGACGTTGCGAAGCGCATGATCGCGCAGTCGGGTCGCGATGTCGACATCGTGTTCACGGGGCTGCGGCACGGCGAAAAGCTGCATGAGGAGCTCGTGGGCGACGGCGAGGGAGACGAGCGCCCGTACCATCCCAAGATCTCGCATGCGCGCGTCGACTCGATCTCGCCTGCGGTGCTGGACCACGAGGGGTGGGTGGCGCGCATGGATCTGACCGCCGAAGCCGAGGAGCGGGTGCAGTGA
- the rpsL gene encoding 30S ribosomal protein S12: protein MPTIQQLVRKGRSPKVTKTKAPALKANPQQAGVCTRVYTTTPKKPNSAMRKVARVKLRNGTEVTAYIPGEGHNLQEHSLVLVRGGRVKDLPGVRYKIVRGALDTQAVKDRQQARSRYGAKKVK, encoded by the coding sequence TTGCCTACCATTCAGCAGTTGGTTCGCAAGGGCCGGTCGCCGAAGGTCACTAAGACCAAGGCGCCCGCTCTGAAGGCGAACCCGCAGCAGGCTGGCGTATGCACCCGTGTGTACACCACCACTCCGAAGAAGCCGAACTCGGCGATGCGCAAGGTCGCCCGTGTGAAGCTCCGCAACGGCACCGAGGTCACCGCCTACATTCCGGGCGAGGGCCACAACCTGCAGGAGCACTCGCTGGTGCTCGTGCGCGGTGGTCGTGTGAAGGACCTCCCCGGTGTTCGTTACAAGATCGTGCGCGGCGCGCTCGACACGCAGGCGGTCAAGGATCGCCAGCAGGCTCGCAGCCGCTACGGTGCGAAGAAGGTGAAGTAA
- the tuf gene encoding elongation factor Tu, whose product MAKAKFERTKPHVNIGTIGHVDHGKTTLTAAISKTLADKFPSDVNVQRDFDTIDSAPEERQRGITINISHVEYETDKRHYAHVDAPGHADYIKNMITGAAQMDGAILVVAATDGMMAQTKEHILLAKQVGVPYLLVALNKSDMVDDEEILELVEMEVREELSKQGYPGDDVPVVRVSGYEALQGTEKWVNSIVELMEAVDESIPDPVRDKDKPFLMPVEDVFTITGRGTVVTGRAERGTLKINSEVEIVGLRPTQKTTVTGIEMFHKQLDEAWAGENCGLLLRGTKREDVERGQVVVAPGSITPHTKFDGTAYILKKDEGGRHNPFETNYRPQFYFRTTDVTGVITLPEDKPMVMPGDTTDMSVELIQPIAMEEGLGFAIREGGRTVGAGTVTKVVE is encoded by the coding sequence GTGGCGAAGGCCAAGTTCGAGCGGACCAAGCCGCACGTAAACATCGGAACGATCGGTCACGTCGACCACGGTAAGACGACTCTTACCGCGGCGATCTCGAAGACCCTCGCCGACAAGTTCCCGTCCGACGTGAACGTGCAGCGCGACTTCGACACGATCGACTCGGCTCCCGAGGAGCGCCAGCGCGGCATCACCATCAACATCTCGCACGTTGAGTACGAGACCGACAAGCGCCACTACGCGCACGTCGATGCCCCCGGTCACGCTGACTACATCAAGAACATGATCACGGGTGCTGCGCAGATGGACGGCGCGATCCTCGTGGTCGCGGCGACCGACGGCATGATGGCTCAGACCAAGGAGCACATCCTGCTCGCCAAGCAGGTCGGCGTTCCCTACCTGCTCGTCGCCCTCAACAAGAGCGACATGGTCGACGACGAGGAGATCCTCGAGCTCGTCGAGATGGAGGTCCGCGAGGAGCTCTCCAAGCAGGGCTACCCCGGAGACGACGTCCCCGTCGTCCGCGTCTCGGGCTACGAGGCGCTGCAGGGCACCGAGAAGTGGGTCAACTCCATCGTCGAGCTCATGGAAGCCGTCGACGAGTCGATCCCGGATCCGGTGCGCGACAAGGACAAGCCGTTCCTGATGCCCGTCGAGGACGTCTTCACGATCACCGGTCGTGGCACCGTCGTCACCGGCCGCGCCGAGCGCGGCACGCTGAAGATCAACTCCGAGGTCGAGATCGTGGGTCTGCGCCCGACGCAGAAGACGACCGTCACCGGTATCGAGATGTTCCACAAGCAGCTCGACGAGGCATGGGCCGGCGAGAACTGCGGTCTGCTCCTCCGCGGCACGAAGCGCGAGGACGTCGAGCGCGGCCAGGTCGTCGTGGCCCCGGGCTCGATCACCCCGCACACCAAGTTCGACGGCACCGCCTACATCCTGAAGAAGGACGAGGGCGGCCGCCACAACCCGTTCGAGACGAACTACCGTCCGCAGTTCTACTTCCGTACGACTGACGTGACCGGTGTCATCACCCTTCCCGAGGACAAGCCGATGGTCATGCCCGGCGACACCACGGACATGTCGGTCGAGCTGATCCAGCCGATCGCTATGGAAGAGGGCCTCGGCTTCGCGATCCGTGAGGGTGGCCGCACCGTCGGCGCCGGCACGGTGACGAAGGTCGTCGAGTAA
- the fusA gene encoding elongation factor G: MAQDVLTDLSKVRNIGIMAHIDAGKTTTTERILFYTGVNHKLGETHDGASTTDWMEQEKERGITITSAAVTCFWNKNQINIIDTPGHVDFTVEVERSLRVLDGAVAVFDGKEGVEPQSETVWRQADKYGVPRICFVNKMDKMGADFYFTVDTIVSRLGAKPLVMQLPIGSESDFIGVVDLLSMQAFVWEGDAKGDVSLGAAYETQEIPADLQAKAEEYRAQLVEAVAEADDALLEKYFAGEELSIDEIKAGIRKLVVNNEIYPVYCGSAFKNRGIQPMLDAVVDFLPNPLDVGAIEAHDPRDESVVIERKPSASEPFSALAFKIAVHPFFGRLTYVRVYSGSVPSGTQVVNSTKGKKERIGKIFQMHANKEIPVDELTAGNIYAVIGLKDTTTGDTLSDSANQVVLESMTFPEPVIEVAIEPKTKSDQEKLGVAIQKLAEEDPTFRVSLNAETGQTVIAGMGELHLDILVDRMKREFNVEANVGKPQVAYRETIRREVPKYDYTHKKQTGGSGQFAKVQISLAPLEGDADKTYEFEDKVTGGRVPREYIPSVDAGIQDAMQYGILAGFPVVNVRAQLLDGQYHDVDSSEMAFKIAGSMAFKEAARLAQPVLLEPLMAVEVRTPEEYMGDVIGDLNSRRGQIQSMEDASGVKVVRALVPLSEMFGYIGDLRSKTSGRAVFSMTFDSYAEVPKAVSEEIIQKAKGE, from the coding sequence GTGGCACAAGACGTGCTCACCGACCTGAGCAAGGTCCGCAACATCGGCATCATGGCCCACATCGATGCCGGCAAGACCACCACCACCGAGCGCATCCTGTTCTACACGGGTGTGAACCACAAGCTGGGCGAGACGCACGACGGCGCTTCGACGACTGACTGGATGGAGCAGGAGAAGGAGCGCGGCATCACCATCACCAGCGCCGCCGTCACCTGCTTCTGGAACAAGAACCAGATCAACATCATCGACACGCCCGGCCACGTCGACTTCACCGTCGAGGTGGAGCGCTCGCTCCGCGTGCTCGACGGCGCCGTCGCCGTGTTCGACGGCAAGGAGGGCGTGGAGCCCCAGTCCGAGACCGTCTGGCGCCAGGCCGACAAGTACGGCGTGCCCCGCATCTGCTTCGTCAACAAGATGGACAAGATGGGCGCCGACTTCTACTTCACGGTCGACACCATCGTCAGCCGCCTCGGTGCGAAGCCGCTCGTCATGCAGCTCCCGATCGGCTCCGAGTCCGACTTCATCGGGGTCGTCGACCTGCTGTCGATGCAGGCATTCGTCTGGGAGGGCGACGCCAAGGGCGACGTCTCGCTGGGCGCAGCCTACGAGACGCAGGAGATCCCGGCGGATCTGCAGGCGAAGGCCGAGGAGTACCGCGCGCAGCTCGTCGAGGCGGTCGCCGAGGCCGACGACGCGCTGCTCGAGAAGTACTTCGCGGGTGAAGAGCTCAGCATCGACGAGATCAAGGCGGGCATCCGCAAGCTCGTCGTCAACAACGAGATCTACCCCGTGTACTGCGGCTCCGCGTTCAAGAACCGCGGCATCCAGCCGATGCTCGACGCGGTCGTCGACTTCCTCCCGAACCCGCTCGACGTGGGCGCGATCGAGGCGCACGACCCGCGCGACGAGTCCGTCGTCATCGAGCGCAAGCCGTCGGCGAGCGAGCCCTTCTCGGCGCTCGCGTTCAAGATCGCCGTGCACCCGTTCTTCGGTCGTCTGACCTACGTGCGCGTGTACTCCGGCAGCGTCCCCTCGGGCACCCAGGTGGTCAACTCCACCAAGGGCAAGAAGGAGCGCATCGGCAAGATCTTCCAGATGCACGCCAACAAGGAGATCCCGGTCGACGAGCTCACGGCGGGCAACATCTACGCCGTGATCGGTCTGAAGGACACGACCACCGGCGACACGCTCTCGGATTCGGCGAACCAGGTCGTCCTCGAGTCGATGACGTTCCCCGAGCCCGTCATCGAGGTGGCCATCGAGCCGAAGACGAAGAGCGACCAGGAGAAGCTGGGCGTCGCGATCCAGAAGCTCGCTGAAGAGGATCCCACGTTCCGCGTGAGCCTCAACGCCGAGACCGGCCAGACCGTGATCGCCGGCATGGGCGAGCTGCACCTCGACATCCTCGTGGATCGCATGAAGCGCGAGTTCAACGTCGAGGCGAACGTCGGCAAGCCGCAGGTGGCGTACCGCGAGACCATCCGCCGCGAGGTGCCGAAGTACGACTACACCCACAAGAAGCAGACCGGTGGTTCGGGTCAGTTCGCGAAGGTGCAGATCTCGCTGGCGCCGCTCGAGGGCGACGCCGACAAGACCTACGAGTTCGAGGACAAGGTGACCGGCGGCCGCGTGCCGCGCGAGTACATCCCCTCGGTCGACGCGGGCATCCAGGACGCGATGCAGTACGGCATTCTGGCGGGCTTCCCCGTTGTCAACGTGCGCGCGCAGCTGCTGGACGGCCAGTACCACGACGTCGACTCGTCGGAGATGGCGTTCAAGATCGCCGGTTCGATGGCGTTCAAGGAAGCCGCGCGTCTTGCGCAGCCCGTGCTGCTCGAGCCGCTCATGGCGGTCGAGGTGCGTACGCCCGAGGAGTACATGGGCGACGTCATCGGCGATCTGAACTCGCGTCGCGGGCAGATCCAGTCGATGGAGGATGCGAGTGGCGTCAAGGTCGTTCGCGCGCTCGTTCCCCTCTCCGAGATGTTCGGGTACATCGGCGATCTGCGGTCGAAGACCAGCGGCCGCGCGGTGTTCTCGATGACCTTCGACTCGTACGCCGAGGTTCCGAAGGCCGTCTCCGAGGAGATCATCCAGAAGGCCAAGGGCGAGTAA